A single genomic interval of Arachis duranensis cultivar V14167 chromosome 7, aradu.V14167.gnm2.J7QH, whole genome shotgun sequence harbors:
- the LOC107459639 gene encoding pentatricopeptide repeat-containing protein At1g80150, mitochondrial has translation MLSLRPTRRLCNFSPAAVATAAAAASESNAKTSPSKPLLAPALDRLKSERNPDKLFHLFNANATNPILVENRFAFDDTVSRLAGARRFDYIERLLDHQLHLPQGRREGFVVRIIKLYGKAGMTQHAVDTFYRMHLFGCCRTVKSFNATLLVLSSTKNYDNFVDFLGTAPQSFGIQLDIYSVNIAIKAFCDMGQLQKAYLFMLEVENQGVNPDVVTYTTLLSAFYRNKRWEIGTGLWNRMLLKGLMPSLATFNVRIQFLVCMRRAWDANATMGLMRRVGIAPDEATYNLVIKGFCRAGFIDMAKKVFDALLGEGHKPNSKIYQTMIHYLCKSGDFNLAYTMCRDSMQKNWFPNVDTICMLLKSLKGIGQINRARTILMLVKRRKPPFSSDHLTAMWSILNS, from the coding sequence ATGCTCTCCCTGCGACCCACGCGCAGACTCTGCAATTTCTCCCCTGCCGCAGTCGCCACCGCAGCCGCAGCTGCCTCTGAATCAAACGCCAAAACCTCTCCATCAAAACCCTTGCTGGCCCCCGCCCTCGACCGCCTCAAATCGGAGCGTAATCCCGACAAGCTCTTCCACCTCTTCAACGCCAATGCTACCAACCCTATCCTCGTTGAGAATCGCTTCGCCTTCGACGACACCGTTTCGCGCTTAGCTGGCGCGCGCCGCTTCGACTACATCGAGCGCCTCCTTGACCACCAGCTCCACCTCCCCCAGGGCCGCCGCGAGGGTTTCGTCGTTCGCATCATCAAGCTCTACGGCAAGGCCGGTATGACCCAACACGCCGTTGACACTTTCTATCGTATGCACCTTTTTGGGTGCTGTAGAACCGTCAAGTCCTTTAACGCCACGCTTTTGGTATTGTCTAGCACCAAAAACTACGATAATTTTGTTGACTTCTTAGGAACTGCTCCTCAAAGTTTTGGCATTCAATTAGATATTTATTCTGTTAATATTGCGATTAAGGCATTTTGTGACATGGGCCAGTTGCAAAAAGCTTATTTGTTTATGCTAGAGGTGGAAAATCAGGGTGTTAACCCTGATGTGGTGACCTATACTACTCTTTTGTCCGCATTTTACAGGAATAAAAGGTGGGAGATTGGGACTGGTTTGTGGAACCGTATGTTGTTGAAAGGGTTGATGCCGAGTTTGGCCACCTTTAATGTCCGGATTCAGTTTTTGGTTTGTATGAGAAGGGCTTGGGATGCTAATGCTACCATGGGTTTGATGCGGCGAGTGGGGATTGCGCCTGATGAGGCCACCTATAATTTGGTGATTAAAGGGTTTTGCCGAGCTGGTTTTATTGACATGGCGAAGAAGGTTTTCGATGCCTTATTGGGGGAGGGGCATAAGCCTAACAGTAAGATCTACCAGACCATGATTCATTATTTGTGTAAGAGTGGGGACTTCAATCTAGCTTACACTATGTGCAGAGATAGTATGCAGAAGAATTGGTTTCCAAATGTGGATACAATATGTATGCTGCTCAAAAGCCTCAAAGGAATTGGGCAGATCAATAGAGCAAGGACTATCCTTATGTTGGTTAAGAGGAGGAAACCTCCTTTCTCTTCTGATCACTTGACTGCCATGTGGTCCATATTGAATAGTTGA